One window from the genome of Leptospira johnsonii encodes:
- a CDS encoding lectin — translation MLTVLLISLSSTSLFASRGAVTESPIDIFEKSAEAKSLAVQRQVQVAANLPVHKALFYGTHNSYNSKAYAGPFFSYAFPNQQVSITDQLRLGARFIELDIHYYLSTNFKNDFLLCHAQSNDLGCNVFDRPASKGLEEIRNWISSPQNRNEVLVLYFEDYLDGRQDEFLNLVRSYLDPYLHRYSSGSCGDIPNAANMPKLKDLVSSNRRILMMSNGCYDGAWNQYSKRIFFGSNTISPKAFQGYPSCNWSRSVYDNTMTRVFNDSTNYFGVYDGVKESGVFTNDNIAQMLACGISVFGIDQFSPDFAKQGLWSWDYAEPNDYGGAEDCLQVVGSGRWNDNKCSNSYRYACKDGSGNWAITDASGNWANGKSACSSRGWNFSAPVTPYENKKLQEAKSAKGVSEVWANLTDQYSEGYWEAGR, via the coding sequence ATGCTTACCGTTTTGCTGATAAGCTTGTCTTCGACTAGTTTGTTTGCGAGTAGGGGAGCAGTAACTGAAAGTCCGATCGATATATTCGAAAAGTCTGCGGAAGCGAAATCACTCGCTGTGCAAAGGCAAGTGCAAGTAGCGGCCAACCTGCCCGTGCACAAGGCTTTGTTTTATGGCACACATAACTCCTATAATAGCAAGGCGTATGCAGGACCCTTCTTCTCTTATGCTTTTCCGAACCAACAGGTTTCTATCACTGACCAGTTGAGATTGGGAGCTAGGTTTATAGAATTAGATATTCATTATTATCTGAGCACGAATTTCAAAAACGATTTCTTGCTTTGTCACGCTCAATCCAACGATTTAGGATGTAACGTATTCGATCGTCCTGCCAGCAAAGGTTTGGAAGAAATCCGAAATTGGATTTCTTCTCCTCAAAACAGGAACGAAGTTTTAGTCCTGTATTTCGAGGATTATCTGGATGGAAGACAGGATGAGTTCTTAAACTTAGTAAGAAGTTATTTGGATCCTTATCTGCATAGATATAGTAGCGGTTCTTGCGGAGATATTCCGAACGCTGCAAACATGCCTAAGCTGAAAGATTTGGTTTCTTCTAACAGAAGGATCCTGATGATGAGCAACGGTTGTTACGACGGAGCTTGGAACCAATACTCAAAAAGGATCTTCTTCGGGAGCAATACTATCAGCCCGAAAGCTTTCCAAGGTTATCCTAGCTGTAACTGGTCCAGAAGTGTATACGATAACACTATGACCCGTGTTTTTAACGATAGTACCAACTACTTCGGTGTCTACGACGGTGTGAAAGAGAGTGGAGTATTCACAAACGATAATATTGCTCAGATGTTGGCTTGCGGGATCAGCGTATTCGGAATAGACCAATTCAGTCCAGATTTTGCAAAACAAGGACTTTGGTCTTGGGATTATGCAGAACCGAACGATTACGGTGGAGCAGAAGATTGTCTACAGGTAGTAGGAAGCGGACGTTGGAACGACAACAAATGTTCTAATAGTTATCGTTACGCTTGTAAAGACGGAAGTGGCAACTGGGCGATCACTGACGCATCCGGAAATTGGGCAAACGGAAAGAGTGCATGTTCTTCCAGAGGCTGGAACTTCTCCGCTCCTGTAACTCCATATGAAAACAAAAAACTCCAAGAGGCTAAATCGGCTAAGGGAGTTTCAGAAGTATGGGCAAATCTTACTGACCAGTACTCGGAAGGATATTGGGAAGCCGGAAGATAA
- a CDS encoding DUF1801 domain-containing protein has product MRNMPAKKKTKKVNSSPKRGIKYEDKSPGQPELVPIFEEIKKLMKPYKKGSLQEREDSGGQYGLVSEMEIEVNGKKKPEVYFAGVLVQKGYVGFYFMPVYSQPELKKIFQPELLKCLKGKSCFYIKKKDPVLLSQIKDALKLGYEEYKKKGWIK; this is encoded by the coding sequence ATGCGAAACATGCCAGCTAAGAAGAAGACCAAAAAGGTAAACTCTTCCCCTAAACGAGGGATCAAATATGAGGATAAATCCCCCGGACAACCTGAACTAGTTCCGATTTTTGAAGAGATCAAGAAGCTGATGAAACCCTATAAAAAGGGGAGTCTTCAAGAAAGAGAAGACTCTGGGGGCCAGTACGGTCTGGTCAGCGAGATGGAAATCGAAGTAAATGGAAAGAAAAAACCTGAAGTTTATTTTGCAGGCGTACTTGTTCAAAAAGGATATGTAGGATTTTATTTTATGCCTGTATATTCTCAGCCGGAATTGAAAAAGATTTTTCAACCCGAACTTCTGAAATGTTTAAAAGGCAAAAGTTGTTTTTATATAAAGAAGAAGGACCCGGTCCTTCTCTCTCAGATCAAAGACGCCCTAAAATTAGGATATGAAGAATATAAGAAGAAGGGCTGGATCAAATAA
- a CDS encoding SpoIIE family protein phosphatase — protein MDPLFFNFYSFGSILIVLYFLYAGFFFLTIKERSMAAFHLGVCGLTTVFHNIGYFWGFISFDESTIFHRAIAVAGPLMSFTQLVGFFIYFPEPRKKGILPGLIFYWLLYLGVLVVTGYYVFICWDAPRSFVPGSHYWDYEVHVFYSYFIYIILFYEACYLVIGIWKAIIETGKERRSVIYILLSYAVITVVPGILNALSRNGTVARATYQQSFNLGMVTGMFLIMIVYVNATKERTTILNRIIGISLATFFVCYQLVGYSILNGYERSYDEMKRRDSSISVQEGKDSQGLAYIVSYDPEKNEFRSERGNKDPRSKKEDELEVRFFREKQKISNLGSLPAKERLERTEKILEASPSDFKAYAAGIRAFLKSKNNETVKDADMEDYFRGIYGKLNIIRNKYSRLPDRKKQKSIEGLLVSPDIGLSETLAYVKQSAIQAVNSDKSADQVSKIVLSSLAPIHFAGERIYRGTRIYSPSDPKPVMYLSYYFVPSMNGKIYEVGFEYKDYRIFHHDPSFILVASMVLTFLVIVFGFRFFFQNAIVVPMDEVVVGLTEVNSGNLEYRLTPRVEDEIGFIARSFNKMAISIQTAKKRLQEYADELEEKVKDRTKELEKTLKEVNELKQQQDGDYFLTSLLIKPLGANKAVSENIKVDFLIEQKKKFSFRRFNDEIGGDMNISNQITLRGQRYIVFLNADAMGKSMQGAGGALVLGAVCESIIERTRMVESMKEQSPERWLKNAFIELHKVFESFEGSMLVSSVIGLIDENSGTLYYINAEHPWTVLFRDGKAGFIEQDLMFRKLGTTGMDGKISVKTFQLLPGDVIIAGSDGRDDILIGNDEEGTRIINDDEKLFLKLIEEGNGELSNIYESIHKVGSLTDDLSLVRISFKEEGGIERIQEKEKIRLLLRKAKEKSQDKNIKEALALLEEADLLDNRLPEVKKGLLKYHIRLKNYSKAAQFAEEYLNIRPVDKEILFIASYVARRAKQFQKAQDFGERLLLREPDHIRNLINLTRISIALRNYERAKQLLREAYRLEPENSQVQKIKQALDRI, from the coding sequence ATGGATCCCTTATTTTTTAATTTTTACTCTTTCGGTTCGATCTTAATCGTTCTGTACTTCCTTTATGCTGGCTTCTTCTTTCTTACAATCAAGGAGAGAAGTATGGCCGCCTTCCATTTAGGAGTCTGCGGTTTAACTACAGTTTTCCATAATATCGGATATTTCTGGGGCTTTATCTCCTTCGACGAAAGCACAATTTTTCATAGGGCCATTGCAGTTGCTGGACCATTGATGAGCTTTACCCAATTAGTGGGATTTTTCATTTATTTCCCTGAGCCTAGGAAGAAAGGGATCTTACCTGGGTTGATCTTCTATTGGCTTCTTTATCTGGGAGTATTAGTAGTCACAGGATATTATGTTTTCATTTGCTGGGATGCTCCTAGATCTTTTGTGCCCGGAAGTCATTACTGGGATTATGAGGTCCATGTATTTTACAGTTATTTTATATATATAATCTTATTCTACGAAGCATGTTACCTTGTGATCGGAATCTGGAAAGCGATCATAGAGACAGGAAAAGAGAGAAGGTCGGTAATCTATATTCTTCTTAGCTATGCGGTGATCACAGTAGTTCCAGGAATTTTGAACGCACTCAGTCGAAATGGAACAGTTGCACGCGCTACCTATCAACAGTCTTTTAACCTAGGAATGGTTACGGGAATGTTCCTGATCATGATCGTGTATGTGAACGCGACTAAGGAAAGAACTACGATACTAAATCGTATCATCGGGATCTCTTTGGCTACGTTCTTCGTATGTTATCAATTGGTAGGTTATTCTATTCTGAACGGATACGAAAGATCTTACGATGAGATGAAAAGAAGAGACAGCTCCATTTCAGTTCAAGAAGGAAAAGATTCACAGGGCCTGGCTTATATAGTTTCTTATGATCCTGAAAAGAATGAGTTTCGATCCGAAAGAGGAAATAAGGATCCTCGATCTAAAAAAGAAGACGAATTAGAGGTTCGGTTCTTTAGGGAAAAACAAAAGATCTCTAATCTAGGAAGTTTGCCTGCAAAAGAAAGATTGGAAAGAACAGAAAAGATCCTGGAGGCTTCTCCAAGTGACTTTAAGGCTTATGCCGCCGGTATCCGTGCCTTTCTGAAATCAAAGAACAACGAAACGGTAAAAGATGCCGATATGGAGGATTATTTCAGAGGTATATACGGAAAACTGAATATTATCCGAAATAAATATTCTAGACTTCCCGATCGTAAAAAACAAAAATCCATAGAGGGGTTGCTCGTTTCTCCCGATATCGGATTGTCCGAGACCTTGGCGTATGTAAAACAATCTGCAATCCAGGCGGTTAATTCGGATAAATCGGCAGACCAAGTTTCTAAGATCGTGCTGAGTTCTTTGGCTCCTATTCATTTTGCAGGAGAGAGGATCTATCGAGGCACCAGGATCTATTCTCCTTCCGATCCTAAGCCTGTAATGTATCTATCTTACTATTTCGTTCCGAGCATGAACGGAAAGATCTACGAAGTAGGATTCGAATATAAGGATTATCGAATATTTCATCACGATCCAAGCTTTATCTTAGTTGCCTCTATGGTCCTCACATTCTTGGTGATTGTGTTCGGATTCAGGTTCTTCTTCCAAAATGCGATCGTTGTGCCAATGGACGAAGTGGTGGTGGGATTGACCGAAGTGAATTCGGGAAATCTAGAATATAGACTGACTCCTAGAGTGGAAGACGAGATCGGATTTATCGCTAGGTCTTTCAATAAGATGGCGATAAGTATCCAAACTGCCAAGAAAAGACTCCAGGAATATGCGGACGAGCTGGAAGAAAAGGTAAAAGACAGAACCAAAGAATTAGAAAAAACTTTGAAAGAAGTGAATGAACTCAAACAACAACAGGACGGAGATTATTTCCTTACCTCACTTCTGATCAAACCTTTAGGCGCGAATAAGGCAGTATCTGAAAACATCAAAGTAGACTTCTTAATAGAACAAAAGAAAAAGTTCAGCTTTCGAAGATTTAACGACGAGATCGGCGGAGATATGAATATCTCCAACCAGATCACTCTCAGAGGACAACGTTATATAGTTTTTTTAAATGCGGACGCCATGGGAAAATCCATGCAAGGAGCAGGAGGAGCCTTGGTTTTAGGAGCAGTATGCGAATCTATCATAGAAAGGACTCGGATGGTAGAATCTATGAAAGAGCAGTCTCCTGAAAGATGGCTAAAAAACGCATTTATAGAATTGCATAAGGTATTTGAAAGTTTCGAAGGTTCTATGCTAGTTTCCTCCGTGATAGGACTGATAGATGAAAATTCCGGAACATTATATTATATTAATGCAGAACATCCTTGGACCGTGCTTTTTAGAGATGGAAAAGCGGGGTTTATAGAACAAGATCTCATGTTCAGAAAATTGGGAACGACAGGAATGGATGGAAAAATTTCGGTCAAAACATTCCAGCTATTGCCCGGTGATGTGATTATCGCGGGCTCAGACGGAAGGGATGATATTTTGATCGGAAACGATGAAGAAGGTACAAGGATCATCAACGACGACGAAAAACTTTTCCTAAAACTGATAGAAGAGGGAAATGGAGAACTTTCTAATATATACGAATCCATACACAAAGTAGGTTCTTTAACGGACGACTTATCTTTGGTCCGAATCTCTTTCAAAGAAGAAGGTGGAATTGAGAGGATCCAAGAGAAGGAGAAGATCAGGCTACTTCTTCGAAAAGCAAAAGAAAAGTCCCAAGATAAGAATATCAAAGAAGCATTAGCTTTATTGGAAGAAGCCGACTTACTAGACAACCGTCTACCTGAGGTGAAAAAAGGATTACTTAAGTATCATATTCGATTGAAGAATTATTCAAAGGCCGCGCAATTTGCTGAAGAATATTTGAACATTCGTCCGGTGGATAAAGAGATATTATTCATCGCTTCTTACGTTGCAAGAAGGGCCAAACAATTCCAAAAAGCCCAGGATTTTGGTGAAAGATTACTCTTAAGGGAACCTGATCATATTAGAAATTTGATCAATTTAACTAGGATCTCTATCGCTTTACGAAATTATGAAAGAGCAAAACAGCTTTTGAGAGAAGCTTACAGACTGGAACCGGAGAATTCTCAGGTCCAAAAGATCAAGCAAGCCTTAGATAGAATATAA
- a CDS encoding response regulator transcription factor → MVQPSFKVLFAEDNESSAELLIHFLERFNFEVDHVMDGMNAELKLRKSKYDFILLDNMMPIISGVRLASNIPELNKNTPIVFLTASNEKEDVISAAHSKQVVGYILKPFEQEKVLEKITSVLKIQKTTLIDKKNFPFSIQKVDNETYGIGIKLIGCPYMKNSEKIVQEISFILKDLPRKHTFFMQVGKEFYYYKRAEELLASILTRMASKFEIKKEDILILSS, encoded by the coding sequence ATGGTCCAACCGTCTTTCAAAGTTTTATTTGCCGAAGACAATGAGAGTTCTGCAGAATTACTCATTCATTTTTTGGAAAGGTTTAATTTCGAAGTAGATCATGTCATGGATGGAATGAACGCTGAACTGAAATTAAGAAAATCCAAATACGATTTTATTCTTTTAGATAATATGATGCCTATCATTTCTGGAGTTCGTTTAGCTAGTAATATCCCGGAACTGAACAAGAATACACCGATTGTATTTCTTACGGCAAGTAACGAGAAAGAAGATGTGATCTCCGCGGCTCATAGCAAACAAGTAGTGGGTTATATTCTTAAACCTTTCGAACAAGAGAAAGTTTTAGAGAAGATTACCTCAGTCCTGAAAATTCAGAAAACGACTCTGATCGATAAGAAAAATTTTCCTTTTTCTATCCAGAAAGTGGACAATGAAACTTATGGGATCGGAATAAAATTGATCGGCTGTCCTTATATGAAAAATTCCGAAAAGATCGTTCAGGAAATTTCCTTTATTCTAAAAGATCTGCCTCGTAAGCACACTTTTTTTATGCAGGTCGGAAAGGAGTTTTATTATTACAAAAGGGCCGAGGAGCTTCTTGCATCAATCTTAACGCGTATGGCCTCTAAATTCGAAATCAAGAAAGAGGATATTCTCATACTTTCTTCCTAA
- a CDS encoding esterase/lipase family protein: protein MPYKPTEPSMKLGKFAVSFARDTSLGVLSGVKSALTGSFEWCAKSLSQISETPTVNGTRLGEFLKNTGISLGEAGSKTEEGLSRAFESTAQAMHTALEALSETESLIQRKVFENISVSSVVGESFAGMITTSEIQASFRLDGKDVSPEEALADWKKSGSKKPMLCVPGLFCDEGLWTKNGEPSFSEILIQENYYPFYLRFNPGAHISENGAKLLELVKKLLEDPELKRKKFDVVTFSQGGLILRSALYSSKKEGNPLSSNIQKVLFISSPDGGSYIEKVGFWLGLGAEALPVFPVQLVGYIGNQRSEAMKDLSHGIIREEDWKEGTHLGRYGKEKYFGELDEIDAYQIYSFVSEEEGDWSSWIGDGIVEKPSLTLLSDSIFRKKSNPDARVKILKGLSHYQIMPSPELREYFMKIFLGK from the coding sequence ATGCCATACAAACCAACAGAACCCAGCATGAAGTTGGGAAAATTCGCAGTTTCATTCGCAAGAGATACATCACTCGGGGTTCTATCCGGAGTTAAATCAGCTCTCACCGGTTCATTCGAGTGGTGTGCAAAAAGTTTATCTCAAATTTCGGAAACTCCTACAGTAAACGGAACTCGCCTCGGAGAATTTCTGAAGAATACCGGCATATCCTTGGGAGAAGCCGGAAGTAAAACGGAAGAAGGTCTATCCAGGGCGTTCGAATCCACGGCACAAGCAATGCATACTGCATTGGAAGCATTGAGCGAAACAGAGTCTTTGATCCAAAGAAAGGTATTCGAAAATATTTCCGTTTCTAGCGTAGTGGGAGAATCATTTGCAGGAATGATCACAACTTCCGAGATCCAAGCGTCTTTTCGTTTGGATGGAAAAGATGTAAGTCCGGAAGAGGCGTTGGCTGATTGGAAAAAGTCCGGATCTAAAAAACCGATGCTATGTGTACCCGGTTTATTTTGTGACGAAGGACTTTGGACAAAGAATGGGGAACCCTCCTTCTCTGAAATTCTGATCCAAGAAAATTATTATCCTTTTTATCTTAGATTCAATCCTGGAGCTCATATTTCCGAGAACGGTGCTAAACTTCTGGAATTAGTGAAGAAGCTCCTGGAAGATCCTGAACTAAAACGTAAAAAATTCGACGTAGTCACTTTTAGTCAAGGAGGCCTTATTCTAAGAAGTGCATTGTATTCCTCGAAAAAAGAAGGTAATCCGCTTTCTTCTAATATTCAAAAAGTATTATTTATCAGTTCTCCTGACGGAGGTTCCTATATTGAAAAAGTAGGATTCTGGCTTGGTCTGGGAGCGGAAGCTTTACCTGTGTTTCCGGTGCAGTTGGTCGGTTATATCGGCAACCAAAGAAGTGAAGCAATGAAGGACCTTTCTCACGGAATTATCCGAGAAGAAGATTGGAAAGAAGGCACACATCTAGGCAGATATGGAAAAGAAAAATATTTCGGGGAGCTGGATGAGATAGATGCCTATCAGATCTATAGTTTTGTCTCGGAAGAAGAAGGAGACTGGTCCTCATGGATCGGAGACGGGATCGTGGAAAAACCGAGTCTTACTCTTTTGAGCGATTCTATATTTCGTAAGAAGTCTAATCCGGATGCTAGAGTAAAGATCTTAAAAGGATTATCTCATTATCAGATTATGCCTTCTCCTGAATTGAGAGAATACTTTATGAAGATCTTCTTAGGTAAGTAA
- a CDS encoding CsaA family protein: MMESTEYINLASEKPFADLDLRVGKIIGFELLLDHGEKAYRLILDFGEAAGVRKSSEPILSLGEEKDFLGKQTLCVMDYPSAHIARMRAQALFLGFIEDEEEFSKSDAISFVQLAC, encoded by the coding sequence ATGATGGAATCGACTGAATATATAAACTTAGCTTCGGAAAAACCTTTTGCCGATCTAGACTTAAGAGTCGGTAAGATAATCGGTTTCGAATTACTTCTCGATCATGGGGAAAAAGCTTATAGATTGATCTTGGATTTCGGTGAGGCTGCCGGTGTCCGTAAATCAAGCGAACCCATACTTTCTCTTGGAGAAGAGAAAGATTTCTTGGGCAAACAAACTCTCTGCGTGATGGATTACCCTTCTGCTCATATTGCAAGAATGAGAGCCCAAGCTCTTTTTTTAGGCTTTATAGAAGACGAGGAAGAGTTCAGTAAATCCGACGCAATCAGCTTCGTCCAACTCGCCTGCTAA
- a CDS encoding response regulator has protein sequence MNQSGNYDILYAEDNPNDAELTLRGFRKNNLVNQVFHVKDGEEALEFLFCRGRYKDRESGGKPLFVLLDLKMPKVDGLEVLREIKSDEKLRTVPVVMLTSSAEEKDIVESYKLGVNSYIIKPVEFEKLIITVSEIGQYWCILNKSVH, from the coding sequence ATGAATCAATCGGGAAACTATGATATACTTTATGCGGAAGATAATCCGAACGACGCGGAACTTACTTTGAGAGGTTTCAGAAAAAATAATTTAGTAAATCAGGTATTTCATGTCAAAGATGGAGAGGAAGCTCTAGAGTTTTTGTTCTGCAGAGGAAGATATAAAGATAGAGAATCCGGCGGGAAACCCTTGTTTGTATTATTAGATCTTAAAATGCCTAAAGTGGACGGACTCGAGGTGCTGAGAGAGATCAAGTCCGACGAAAAATTGAGAACGGTTCCCGTAGTGATGTTAACTTCTTCCGCCGAAGAGAAAGACATAGTAGAAAGTTATAAACTAGGCGTGAACAGTTATATTATTAAGCCTGTAGAATTTGAAAAGCTGATCATAACTGTATCTGAAATAGGACAATATTGGTGTATATTAAATAAATCGGTGCATTGA
- the lvrB gene encoding hybrid histidine kinase/response regulator LvrB, with translation MKTLKFLFLEDSSTDLELIQRELKRAGVEYIPLHVQDREEYLKAIIDEKPDFIFSDYSLPNFDGLSALTIAKEQCPTTPFIFVSGTYGEEAAIQTLTRGATDYVLKDRLVKLVPALRRAIREIEEHKALRRAEQEKFEIEEQLRQSQKVEAMGFLAGAMAHEINNPIMAIIDYAQLISKGDMDIDKAQKIASKIKQEGERISVMVKDLLRFARQEKGTFEPVSVFALISRARSISEQRLKMSRIQLDLDVHTDLPSVMCKEGQILQVLLNLINNGTDALNQRYPEYDENKRMIISAKPEEIGGKSWVRITVEDFGSGIPPEIGKSIFNTFFTTKGADKGTGLGLSVSLGIVKEHGGFLSFESAPMEYTRFFLDLPAV, from the coding sequence ATGAAGACGCTAAAATTCCTTTTTTTAGAAGATTCTTCTACCGATCTAGAGCTCATCCAAAGGGAATTAAAAAGGGCAGGGGTGGAGTATATTCCATTGCATGTCCAAGATAGAGAAGAATACCTAAAGGCTATCATAGATGAGAAGCCTGATTTTATTTTTTCAGACTACTCGCTTCCGAACTTTGATGGATTATCCGCATTAACCATCGCAAAAGAGCAATGTCCTACCACTCCTTTCATTTTCGTTTCCGGAACGTACGGAGAAGAAGCGGCCATCCAAACTCTGACAAGAGGCGCAACTGATTACGTTCTGAAAGATAGGCTAGTAAAACTTGTCCCTGCTCTACGAAGAGCGATCCGAGAAATAGAAGAACATAAAGCCTTAAGAAGAGCAGAACAAGAGAAGTTTGAAATAGAAGAACAACTCAGACAGAGCCAGAAAGTGGAAGCTATGGGATTTTTAGCAGGAGCCATGGCTCATGAGATCAACAATCCTATCATGGCGATCATAGATTACGCTCAATTGATCTCCAAAGGAGATATGGATATTGATAAGGCGCAAAAGATCGCTTCTAAGATCAAACAAGAAGGGGAAAGGATTTCCGTAATGGTAAAAGATCTATTAAGATTTGCCAGACAGGAAAAAGGAACCTTCGAGCCTGTAAGTGTTTTTGCCTTAATATCCAGGGCACGTTCTATATCAGAACAAAGATTAAAAATGAGCCGCATCCAATTGGACCTAGATGTGCATACGGACCTTCCTTCCGTAATGTGCAAAGAAGGCCAGATACTTCAGGTACTCTTGAATCTGATCAATAACGGAACGGATGCGTTGAACCAACGTTATCCGGAATATGATGAAAATAAGAGAATGATCATCTCCGCAAAACCGGAAGAGATCGGAGGCAAGTCTTGGGTAAGGATCACTGTAGAAGATTTTGGTTCCGGAATTCCTCCGGAGATCGGTAAGTCCATCTTCAATACTTTCTTCACTACTAAAGGAGCAGATAAGGGGACCGGTCTCGGACTTTCTGTCAGCTTAGGTATCGTGAAGGAGCATGGAGGATTTCTTTCTTTCGAAAGTGCTCCAATGGAGTACACTAGATTTTTCTTGGATTTGCCCGCAGTCTAA
- a CDS encoding sensor histidine kinase: MLFPIMLSYDSKLRFGLIGVGFLSLLIGVSSWISNRNLAQSKDWESHTFGVLSRLESLSSSVKETKIRFLLFLSSGKKEDLEYYKTEKQNLFFKLGELKYITRDNSIQLTVLSELEKVMTKRDELVQKFGYSSRNQEVETKNATLENEIDRLIDKLKEKEVTLLAERSSDSKTKERITDWILFLSITFNILILAVVYRFLKREFDRRIGAEKVLSEKNELMEHTLFEKEKVYKEILMIKSALDCASSNIMIADNDLNVVYTNRSVVNMFQTAKDNIRNQYPHFSPEALLGSCIDIFHVHPEKQRYILSTFTNTHKSSISIGGRQFNLSADPVIDSSGERLGSVVEWLDVTERNLKEFQINQLNKDLEENIQKLEYANKELEAFSYSVSHDLRAPIRGIDGFTKIMLEDYSMVLEPEALRLLNVIATNSKFMGQLIDDLLAFYRVSKLEPKSDSINMKHMVSDSIEIINQEYGSKSPKVQISELPPARGDASMLKQVWLNLISNAFKYSSKSQNPFVEIGFLNGEGNRTYFVKDNGVGFDDQYSHKLFKVFQRLHSSEEFYGTGIGLAIVDRIVQRHGGKVWAEGKMGQGATFYFTIPSKE, translated from the coding sequence ATGCTCTTCCCTATCATGCTTTCATACGATTCTAAACTAAGGTTCGGGCTTATCGGTGTGGGTTTTTTAAGCCTCTTGATCGGTGTTTCTTCCTGGATCAGCAATCGGAATCTCGCCCAATCTAAGGATTGGGAATCCCATACATTCGGAGTTCTTTCCAGATTAGAAAGTTTGTCCTCTTCCGTAAAGGAAACCAAGATCCGATTTTTACTCTTCTTGTCTTCAGGCAAAAAAGAGGATCTAGAATATTATAAAACTGAAAAGCAGAATCTTTTCTTTAAGCTGGGAGAGCTGAAATATATAACCAGAGATAACTCGATACAACTAACGGTTCTTTCCGAATTGGAAAAGGTGATGACAAAGAGGGACGAACTAGTCCAGAAATTCGGTTATTCTTCTCGGAACCAAGAAGTGGAAACGAAAAACGCCACTTTAGAGAACGAGATTGATCGTCTGATCGACAAATTGAAGGAAAAAGAGGTCACACTTCTTGCGGAAAGAAGTTCCGACTCCAAAACTAAGGAAAGGATCACGGATTGGATACTCTTCCTTTCGATTACATTTAATATTCTGATCCTAGCGGTAGTTTACAGGTTCTTAAAGAGAGAATTCGATCGAAGGATAGGGGCGGAAAAGGTCCTTTCTGAGAAGAACGAACTTATGGAACATACACTTTTCGAAAAGGAGAAAGTATATAAAGAAATCTTAATGATAAAATCCGCTTTAGATTGTGCATCCAGCAATATCATGATTGCGGACAACGATCTGAACGTGGTATATACGAACCGTTCCGTGGTGAATATGTTCCAAACCGCTAAGGATAATATTCGCAACCAATATCCGCATTTTTCTCCGGAAGCACTTTTAGGATCCTGTATAGATATCTTTCATGTTCATCCTGAGAAACAAAGGTATATCCTTTCCACATTTACGAATACTCATAAAAGTTCCATTTCTATAGGTGGAAGACAGTTTAACCTAAGCGCAGACCCTGTTATAGATTCTTCAGGAGAAAGATTGGGAAGCGTGGTCGAATGGCTGGACGTGACCGAACGGAATCTGAAAGAATTCCAAATAAATCAACTGAATAAGGATCTAGAAGAGAATATTCAGAAATTAGAATATGCTAATAAGGAATTAGAAGCGTTCAGTTATTCCGTTTCTCACGATTTACGGGCTCCAATTCGAGGGATAGACGGATTTACTAAGATCATGTTGGAAGATTATTCCATGGTTTTGGAACCGGAAGCTCTTAGGCTTTTGAATGTGATCGCTACAAATTCTAAATTTATGGGGCAGTTGATAGACGACCTTCTTGCATTCTATCGTGTTTCCAAGCTGGAACCAAAATCGGATTCCATAAATATGAAACATATGGTTTCCGATTCGATAGAGATCATCAATCAGGAATACGGATCCAAAAGTCCTAAGGTGCAAATTTCCGAACTTCCTCCTGCCAGAGGCGATGCTTCGATGTTAAAACAGGTTTGGCTGAATCTGATATCAAACGCATTTAAGTATTCTTCCAAGTCTCAAAATCCTTTCGTCGAAATAGGCTTTTTAAATGGAGAAGGGAACCGAACATACTTCGTGAAAGATAACGGAGTAGGTTTCGACGATCAGTATTCTCATAAACTTTTTAAGGTATTCCAAAGATTACATTCCAGCGAAGAATTTTATGGAACAGGGATTGGACTTGCGATCGTGGATAGGATCGTGCAGAGGCATGGCGGGAAAGTTTGGGCAGAAGGAAAAATGGGACAGGGTGCCACATTTTATTTTACAATACCGAGCAAGGAATAG